A genomic window from Glycine soja cultivar W05 chromosome 10, ASM419377v2, whole genome shotgun sequence includes:
- the LOC114371115 gene encoding protein ALWAYS EARLY 2-like isoform X2 — protein MTCTVDDWIIQIRILPPRTRSWHCKKSHLPSALVIFKFRGNEVIFTPLRVNPATPFFLFFSCFSGNRRNSTTAGWCRLADSENCFYVQRHKSSMAPTRKSRSVNKRMSSSNDNSPEKDGVNSNKSKQRRKLTDKLGSQWSKEELERFYEAYRKYGKDWKKVAAVVRNRSTEMVEALYNMNRAYLSLPEGTASVVGLIAMMTDHYNVMEGSDSERESNDAPGSRKPVKRKREKVQLSISKDQSHSIASSDDCLSILKKRRFDGIQLKPHAVGKRTPRVPVYKKDDTENYVSPYRRSLKSTIDANDDEVAHVVALALTEAAQRGGSPQVSQTPSRRVEQKSSPIQSWERKHQMSKTARAKFPDVSVDKEVLEGSIESRGAENEEYAKDNSSLMDTEGIDTAEVFQKEGQFYRKRERVKNVGNHQLDDGGEACSGTEEGLSFNSLKEKVDIEVTNEKLEKFSPKSHRKRNKKLFFGDETPALNALQTLADLSLMMPISTMESESSIQLKGERMVADKNNRSALPEATSTSHKRHKLKYSVVPKIEVSTSKESKIGKEPTKDTNALSESKEKLPFADTAWKRKRKSMGSKVASAKLDSYPSGPLKDEALDDGNKPVVKGKHTDQAFTLPKQLKTVKSSESSLCSDQKDLTVSTAEIPLLNEVSLPTKQRKRKMILQRTSLPKEKSSDYILKSQSNKYSTLKEKLSSCLSSNMVRRWFVFEWFYSAIDYPWFAKREFMEYLNHVGLGNIPRLTRVEWSVIKSSLGKPRRFSEHFLCEERQKLEQYRESVRKHYTELRTGIRDGLPTDLAKPLYVGQHVIALHPKTREIHDGSVLTVDYDKCRIQFDRPELGVEFVMDIDCMPLNSSDNMPEALRRHIGSPISSFMNKEPQISGNSNFGGCEMNHSSPVKAKVATVDNLCAQAGCAQPCKVTHHQAKEADIQAVSELKHALDKKETLLMELRSANSDILENKNGIDCLKDSEVFKKHYATVLLQLKEASGQVSDAMLQLRQRNTYRGNSLPSWMKPQASFNVHDDLPSMLDSSLTQELGSTVVQVIKGSRLRAHAMVDAAFQALSLAKEGEDAFIKIGQALDSINHQQLASQSRLPVIRSQEQVNANGSFYHLNHSTSGVSEPILNDPSLPKPHNCSDKFDTELPSDLITSCVATLIMIQTCTERQYPPADVAQILDSAVTSLHPCCSQNLPIYREIQMCMGRIKTQMLALIPT, from the exons ATGACGTGTACGGTAGATGATTGGATAATACAAATCCGTATTCTCCCTCCTCGAACGCGTTCGTGGCACTGCAAAAAATCTCATTTGCCCAGTGCCCTCGTTATATTCAAGTTTCGCGGCAATGAGGTGATTTTCACCCCTCTCCGTGTAAACCCTGCCACTCcttttttcctcttcttctcgTGCTTCAGTGGAAATCGGCGTAACTCCACGACCG CTGGTTGGTGCCGGTTGGCTGATTCTGAGAATTGTTTCTATG TTCAAAGACATAAGAGCTCAATGGCACCAACAAGGAAATCTAGAAGTGTAAATAAGCGGATGTCAAGTTCAAATGACAATTCCCCTGAGAAAGATGgagttaattcaaataaaagcaAGCAACGG AGAAAGTTGACTGATAAATTGGGATCTCAGTGGAGCAAGGAGGAACTTGAGCGATTTTATGAAGCATATAGGAAGTATGGGAAAGATTGGAAGAAG GTGGCTGCTGTTGTACGCAATAGATCCACTGAAATGGTTGAAGCTCTTTACAATATGAATCGG GCATACCTCTCTCTGCCAGAGGGGACGGCTTCTGTTGTTGGCCTTATAGCGATGATGACGGATCATTACAATGTGATG GAAGGGAGTGATAGTGAAAGGGAGAGCAATGATGCACCAGGATCTCGAAAACCTGTAAAACGAAAGCGTGAAAAAGTTCAGCTTAGTATCTCTAAAGATCAGTCTCATTCAATTGCTTCTAGTGATGATTGCCTCTCTATATTGAAGAAGAGACGCTTTGATG GTATCCAGCTCAAGCCTCATGCGGTTGGTAAAAGGACTCCTCGCGTCCCGGTTTATAAGAAAGATGATACAGAAAATTATGTTTCACCTTATAGAAGAAGCCTGAAGTCGACTATTGATGCTAATGATGATGAAGTTGCACATGTTGTAGCTTTGGCATTAACTGAGGCTGCACAAAGGGGAGGCTCTCCCCAAGTTTCTCAAACACCATCTAGAAGAGTAGAGCAAAAATCCTCTCCCATTCAGAGCTGGGAAAGAAAG CACCAAATGTCAAAGACAGCTCGTGCAAAGTTTCCTGATGTTTCTGTGGATAAAGAGGTTTTAGAAGGTAGTATAGAAAGCAGGGGAGCTGAAAATGAAGAATATGCAAAAGATAATAGTTCATTGATGGATACAGAAGGAATAGACACTGCTGAAGTTTTTCAGAAAGAGGGACAATTttatagaaagagagagagagtgaaaaATGTGGGAAATCATCAACTTGATGATGGTGGGGAAGCATGTAGCGGCACTGAAGAAGGACTTAGTTTTAATTCACTAAAGGAAAAGGTTGATATTGAGGTTACTaatgaaaaacttgaaaaattctCTCCAAAAAGTCACaggaaaagaaacaagaaactcTTCTTTGGAG ATGAAACCCCTGCCTTGAATGCGTTGCAAACTTTGGCTGATCTGTCTCTAATGATGCCAATATCTACTATGGAATCTG AATCATCTATCCAGTTGAAGGGCGAAAGAATGGTTGCTGATAAGAATAATAGGTCTGCTTTACCCGAAGCAACATCAACAAGCCATAAGAGACATAAACTTAAATACAGTGTGGTACCTAAAATTGAGGTTTCGACCTCCAAAGAGTCTAAGATTGGAAAGGAACCGACAAAGGATACTAATGCTCTCTCTGAATCGAAAGAAAAACTTCCATTTGCTGATACAGCATGGAAAAGAAAGCGGAAGTCTATGGGTTCAAAG GTTGCAAGTGCAAAGCTTGATTCATATCCAAGTGGTCCCTTGAAAGATGAG GCCTTAGATGATGGTAACAAACCGGTGGTTAAAGGAAAACACACGGATCAGGCTTTTACCCTACCAAAGCAATTGAAGACAGTTAAGTCGTCAGAGAGTTCCTTGTGTAGTGATCAGAAAGATTTAACAGTATCAACGGCAGAAATTCCACTTTTGAATGAAGTTAGTTTACCAACTAAACAAAGAAAACGAAAGATGATTTTACAGAGAACTTCCTTGCCTAAGGAAAAGTCTTCTGATTACATATTGAAAAGTCAATCTAACAAGTACTCCACCCTAAAG GAAAAGCTTTCTAGTTGCTTGTCATCTAATATGGTTCGCAGATGGTTTGTTTTTGAATGGTTTTATAGTGCAATTGATTATCCATGGTTTGCCAAAAGGGAATTCATGGAGTACTTAAATCATGTTGGACTAGGGAATATCCCAAGGTTAACTCGTGTCGAGTGGAGTGTCATAAAAAG TTCCCTTGGCAAACCCCGCAGGTTTTCTGAACACTTTCTATGTGAAGAAAGGCAAAAACTTGAACAGTATCGGGAATCAGTGAGGAAACATTACACTGAACTGCGGACTGGTATTAGGGATGGACTTCCAACAGATTTAGCCAAACCATTATATGTTGGACAACATGTAATTGCTCTTCATCCAAAAACAAGAGAGATTCATGATGGTAGTGTGCTTACCGTTGACTATGACAAGTGCAGGATTCAGTTTGACCGTCCTGAATTAGGTGTTGAATTTGTAATG GACATTGATTGCATGCCTTTGAATTCATCAGATAATATGCCAGAAGCTCTGAGGAGGCATATTGGTTCCCCAATATCCTCTTTCATGAATAAAGAGCCACAAATTagtggaaattcaaattttggggGGTGCGAAATGAATCATTCCTCACCCGTGAAG GCAAAGGTTGCTACCGTTGATAATCTCTGTGCACAAGCAGGTTGTGCTCAACCATGTAAAGTAACACACCATCAAGCTAAGGAAGCTGACATACAGGCAGTTTCTGAACTAAAGCATGCTCTAGATAAAAAG GAGACATTGTTGATGGAGCTTCGAAGTGCAAATAGCGACATAttggaaaacaaaaatggcatagaCTGCTTAAAAGATTCTGAGGTTTTCAAGAAGCATTATGCGACGGTACTGTTACAGCTAAAGGAAGCCAGTGGACAG GTTTCTGATGCTATGCTACAACTGAGGCAACGCAATACTTACAGAGGAAACTCTCTGCCATCCTGGATGAAGCCACAAGCAAGTTTCAATGTTCATGATGATCTTCCCAGTATGTTGGATAGTTCTCTGACACAAGAGTTAGGGTCAACTGTTGTTCAAGTTATTAAAGGATCCAGGCTAAGGGCACATGCAATGGTAGATGCTGCATTTCAG GCATTGTCTTTGGCAAAGGAAGGTGAAGATGCTTTCATAAAGATTGGGCAAGCATTGGATTCTATAAATCATCAGCAGTTAGCCTCCCAGTCTAGGTTACCCGTGATCAGGTCTCAAGAGCAAGTGAACGCGAATGGCAGTTTTTATCATCTTAATCATTCAACTAGCGGTGTATCAGAACCTATACTTAATGATCCATCGCTTCCAAAACCACATAATTGTTCTGACAAATTTGATACTGAACTTCCATCAGATCTTATCACATCGTGTGTTGCTACATTAATCATGATTCAG ACTTGTACTGAACGGCAATACCCTCCAGCTGATGTGGCTCAGATATTAGATTCTGCCGTTACCAGTCTGCATCCATGCTGTTCTCAAAACCttcctatttatagagaaattcaaatgtgcatgggaagaatcaaaacgCAGATGTTAGCTCTCATCCCTACTTGA
- the LOC114371115 gene encoding protein ALWAYS EARLY 2-like isoform X1: MTCTVDDWIIQIRILPPRTRSWHCKKSHLPSALVIFKFRGNEVIFTPLRVNPATPFFLFFSCFSGNRRNSTTAGWCRLADSENCFYVQRHKSSMAPTRKSRSVNKRMSSSNDNSPEKDGVNSNKSKQRKRKLTDKLGSQWSKEELERFYEAYRKYGKDWKKVAAVVRNRSTEMVEALYNMNRAYLSLPEGTASVVGLIAMMTDHYNVMEGSDSERESNDAPGSRKPVKRKREKVQLSISKDQSHSIASSDDCLSILKKRRFDGIQLKPHAVGKRTPRVPVYKKDDTENYVSPYRRSLKSTIDANDDEVAHVVALALTEAAQRGGSPQVSQTPSRRVEQKSSPIQSWERKHQMSKTARAKFPDVSVDKEVLEGSIESRGAENEEYAKDNSSLMDTEGIDTAEVFQKEGQFYRKRERVKNVGNHQLDDGGEACSGTEEGLSFNSLKEKVDIEVTNEKLEKFSPKSHRKRNKKLFFGDETPALNALQTLADLSLMMPISTMESESSIQLKGERMVADKNNRSALPEATSTSHKRHKLKYSVVPKIEVSTSKESKIGKEPTKDTNALSESKEKLPFADTAWKRKRKSMGSKVASAKLDSYPSGPLKDEALDDGNKPVVKGKHTDQAFTLPKQLKTVKSSESSLCSDQKDLTVSTAEIPLLNEVSLPTKQRKRKMILQRTSLPKEKSSDYILKSQSNKYSTLKEKLSSCLSSNMVRRWFVFEWFYSAIDYPWFAKREFMEYLNHVGLGNIPRLTRVEWSVIKSSLGKPRRFSEHFLCEERQKLEQYRESVRKHYTELRTGIRDGLPTDLAKPLYVGQHVIALHPKTREIHDGSVLTVDYDKCRIQFDRPELGVEFVMDIDCMPLNSSDNMPEALRRHIGSPISSFMNKEPQISGNSNFGGCEMNHSSPVKAKVATVDNLCAQAGCAQPCKVTHHQAKEADIQAVSELKHALDKKETLLMELRSANSDILENKNGIDCLKDSEVFKKHYATVLLQLKEASGQVSDAMLQLRQRNTYRGNSLPSWMKPQASFNVHDDLPSMLDSSLTQELGSTVVQVIKGSRLRAHAMVDAAFQALSLAKEGEDAFIKIGQALDSINHQQLASQSRLPVIRSQEQVNANGSFYHLNHSTSGVSEPILNDPSLPKPHNCSDKFDTELPSDLITSCVATLIMIQTCTERQYPPADVAQILDSAVTSLHPCCSQNLPIYREIQMCMGRIKTQMLALIPT, encoded by the exons ATGACGTGTACGGTAGATGATTGGATAATACAAATCCGTATTCTCCCTCCTCGAACGCGTTCGTGGCACTGCAAAAAATCTCATTTGCCCAGTGCCCTCGTTATATTCAAGTTTCGCGGCAATGAGGTGATTTTCACCCCTCTCCGTGTAAACCCTGCCACTCcttttttcctcttcttctcgTGCTTCAGTGGAAATCGGCGTAACTCCACGACCG CTGGTTGGTGCCGGTTGGCTGATTCTGAGAATTGTTTCTATG TTCAAAGACATAAGAGCTCAATGGCACCAACAAGGAAATCTAGAAGTGTAAATAAGCGGATGTCAAGTTCAAATGACAATTCCCCTGAGAAAGATGgagttaattcaaataaaagcaAGCAACGG AAGAGAAAGTTGACTGATAAATTGGGATCTCAGTGGAGCAAGGAGGAACTTGAGCGATTTTATGAAGCATATAGGAAGTATGGGAAAGATTGGAAGAAG GTGGCTGCTGTTGTACGCAATAGATCCACTGAAATGGTTGAAGCTCTTTACAATATGAATCGG GCATACCTCTCTCTGCCAGAGGGGACGGCTTCTGTTGTTGGCCTTATAGCGATGATGACGGATCATTACAATGTGATG GAAGGGAGTGATAGTGAAAGGGAGAGCAATGATGCACCAGGATCTCGAAAACCTGTAAAACGAAAGCGTGAAAAAGTTCAGCTTAGTATCTCTAAAGATCAGTCTCATTCAATTGCTTCTAGTGATGATTGCCTCTCTATATTGAAGAAGAGACGCTTTGATG GTATCCAGCTCAAGCCTCATGCGGTTGGTAAAAGGACTCCTCGCGTCCCGGTTTATAAGAAAGATGATACAGAAAATTATGTTTCACCTTATAGAAGAAGCCTGAAGTCGACTATTGATGCTAATGATGATGAAGTTGCACATGTTGTAGCTTTGGCATTAACTGAGGCTGCACAAAGGGGAGGCTCTCCCCAAGTTTCTCAAACACCATCTAGAAGAGTAGAGCAAAAATCCTCTCCCATTCAGAGCTGGGAAAGAAAG CACCAAATGTCAAAGACAGCTCGTGCAAAGTTTCCTGATGTTTCTGTGGATAAAGAGGTTTTAGAAGGTAGTATAGAAAGCAGGGGAGCTGAAAATGAAGAATATGCAAAAGATAATAGTTCATTGATGGATACAGAAGGAATAGACACTGCTGAAGTTTTTCAGAAAGAGGGACAATTttatagaaagagagagagagtgaaaaATGTGGGAAATCATCAACTTGATGATGGTGGGGAAGCATGTAGCGGCACTGAAGAAGGACTTAGTTTTAATTCACTAAAGGAAAAGGTTGATATTGAGGTTACTaatgaaaaacttgaaaaattctCTCCAAAAAGTCACaggaaaagaaacaagaaactcTTCTTTGGAG ATGAAACCCCTGCCTTGAATGCGTTGCAAACTTTGGCTGATCTGTCTCTAATGATGCCAATATCTACTATGGAATCTG AATCATCTATCCAGTTGAAGGGCGAAAGAATGGTTGCTGATAAGAATAATAGGTCTGCTTTACCCGAAGCAACATCAACAAGCCATAAGAGACATAAACTTAAATACAGTGTGGTACCTAAAATTGAGGTTTCGACCTCCAAAGAGTCTAAGATTGGAAAGGAACCGACAAAGGATACTAATGCTCTCTCTGAATCGAAAGAAAAACTTCCATTTGCTGATACAGCATGGAAAAGAAAGCGGAAGTCTATGGGTTCAAAG GTTGCAAGTGCAAAGCTTGATTCATATCCAAGTGGTCCCTTGAAAGATGAG GCCTTAGATGATGGTAACAAACCGGTGGTTAAAGGAAAACACACGGATCAGGCTTTTACCCTACCAAAGCAATTGAAGACAGTTAAGTCGTCAGAGAGTTCCTTGTGTAGTGATCAGAAAGATTTAACAGTATCAACGGCAGAAATTCCACTTTTGAATGAAGTTAGTTTACCAACTAAACAAAGAAAACGAAAGATGATTTTACAGAGAACTTCCTTGCCTAAGGAAAAGTCTTCTGATTACATATTGAAAAGTCAATCTAACAAGTACTCCACCCTAAAG GAAAAGCTTTCTAGTTGCTTGTCATCTAATATGGTTCGCAGATGGTTTGTTTTTGAATGGTTTTATAGTGCAATTGATTATCCATGGTTTGCCAAAAGGGAATTCATGGAGTACTTAAATCATGTTGGACTAGGGAATATCCCAAGGTTAACTCGTGTCGAGTGGAGTGTCATAAAAAG TTCCCTTGGCAAACCCCGCAGGTTTTCTGAACACTTTCTATGTGAAGAAAGGCAAAAACTTGAACAGTATCGGGAATCAGTGAGGAAACATTACACTGAACTGCGGACTGGTATTAGGGATGGACTTCCAACAGATTTAGCCAAACCATTATATGTTGGACAACATGTAATTGCTCTTCATCCAAAAACAAGAGAGATTCATGATGGTAGTGTGCTTACCGTTGACTATGACAAGTGCAGGATTCAGTTTGACCGTCCTGAATTAGGTGTTGAATTTGTAATG GACATTGATTGCATGCCTTTGAATTCATCAGATAATATGCCAGAAGCTCTGAGGAGGCATATTGGTTCCCCAATATCCTCTTTCATGAATAAAGAGCCACAAATTagtggaaattcaaattttggggGGTGCGAAATGAATCATTCCTCACCCGTGAAG GCAAAGGTTGCTACCGTTGATAATCTCTGTGCACAAGCAGGTTGTGCTCAACCATGTAAAGTAACACACCATCAAGCTAAGGAAGCTGACATACAGGCAGTTTCTGAACTAAAGCATGCTCTAGATAAAAAG GAGACATTGTTGATGGAGCTTCGAAGTGCAAATAGCGACATAttggaaaacaaaaatggcatagaCTGCTTAAAAGATTCTGAGGTTTTCAAGAAGCATTATGCGACGGTACTGTTACAGCTAAAGGAAGCCAGTGGACAG GTTTCTGATGCTATGCTACAACTGAGGCAACGCAATACTTACAGAGGAAACTCTCTGCCATCCTGGATGAAGCCACAAGCAAGTTTCAATGTTCATGATGATCTTCCCAGTATGTTGGATAGTTCTCTGACACAAGAGTTAGGGTCAACTGTTGTTCAAGTTATTAAAGGATCCAGGCTAAGGGCACATGCAATGGTAGATGCTGCATTTCAG GCATTGTCTTTGGCAAAGGAAGGTGAAGATGCTTTCATAAAGATTGGGCAAGCATTGGATTCTATAAATCATCAGCAGTTAGCCTCCCAGTCTAGGTTACCCGTGATCAGGTCTCAAGAGCAAGTGAACGCGAATGGCAGTTTTTATCATCTTAATCATTCAACTAGCGGTGTATCAGAACCTATACTTAATGATCCATCGCTTCCAAAACCACATAATTGTTCTGACAAATTTGATACTGAACTTCCATCAGATCTTATCACATCGTGTGTTGCTACATTAATCATGATTCAG ACTTGTACTGAACGGCAATACCCTCCAGCTGATGTGGCTCAGATATTAGATTCTGCCGTTACCAGTCTGCATCCATGCTGTTCTCAAAACCttcctatttatagagaaattcaaatgtgcatgggaagaatcaaaacgCAGATGTTAGCTCTCATCCCTACTTGA
- the LOC114371115 gene encoding protein ALWAYS EARLY 2-like isoform X5 yields the protein MAPTRKSRSVNKRMSSSNDNSPEKDGVNSNKSKQRKRKLTDKLGSQWSKEELERFYEAYRKYGKDWKKVAAVVRNRSTEMVEALYNMNRAYLSLPEGTASVVGLIAMMTDHYNVMEGSDSERESNDAPGSRKPVKRKREKVQLSISKDQSHSIASSDDCLSILKKRRFDGIQLKPHAVGKRTPRVPVYKKDDTENYVSPYRRSLKSTIDANDDEVAHVVALALTEAAQRGGSPQVSQTPSRRVEQKSSPIQSWERKHQMSKTARAKFPDVSVDKEVLEGSIESRGAENEEYAKDNSSLMDTEGIDTAEVFQKEGQFYRKRERVKNVGNHQLDDGGEACSGTEEGLSFNSLKEKVDIEVTNEKLEKFSPKSHRKRNKKLFFGDETPALNALQTLADLSLMMPISTMESESSIQLKGERMVADKNNRSALPEATSTSHKRHKLKYSVVPKIEVSTSKESKIGKEPTKDTNALSESKEKLPFADTAWKRKRKSMGSKVASAKLDSYPSGPLKDEALDDGNKPVVKGKHTDQAFTLPKQLKTVKSSESSLCSDQKDLTVSTAEIPLLNEVSLPTKQRKRKMILQRTSLPKEKSSDYILKSQSNKYSTLKEKLSSCLSSNMVRRWFVFEWFYSAIDYPWFAKREFMEYLNHVGLGNIPRLTRVEWSVIKSSLGKPRRFSEHFLCEERQKLEQYRESVRKHYTELRTGIRDGLPTDLAKPLYVGQHVIALHPKTREIHDGSVLTVDYDKCRIQFDRPELGVEFVMDIDCMPLNSSDNMPEALRRHIGSPISSFMNKEPQISGNSNFGGCEMNHSSPVKAKVATVDNLCAQAGCAQPCKVTHHQAKEADIQAVSELKHALDKKETLLMELRSANSDILENKNGIDCLKDSEVFKKHYATVLLQLKEASGQVSDAMLQLRQRNTYRGNSLPSWMKPQASFNVHDDLPSMLDSSLTQELGSTVVQVIKGSRLRAHAMVDAAFQALSLAKEGEDAFIKIGQALDSINHQQLASQSRLPVIRSQEQVNANGSFYHLNHSTSGVSEPILNDPSLPKPHNCSDKFDTELPSDLITSCVATLIMIQTCTERQYPPADVAQILDSAVTSLHPCCSQNLPIYREIQMCMGRIKTQMLALIPT from the exons ATGGCACCAACAAGGAAATCTAGAAGTGTAAATAAGCGGATGTCAAGTTCAAATGACAATTCCCCTGAGAAAGATGgagttaattcaaataaaagcaAGCAACGG AAGAGAAAGTTGACTGATAAATTGGGATCTCAGTGGAGCAAGGAGGAACTTGAGCGATTTTATGAAGCATATAGGAAGTATGGGAAAGATTGGAAGAAG GTGGCTGCTGTTGTACGCAATAGATCCACTGAAATGGTTGAAGCTCTTTACAATATGAATCGG GCATACCTCTCTCTGCCAGAGGGGACGGCTTCTGTTGTTGGCCTTATAGCGATGATGACGGATCATTACAATGTGATG GAAGGGAGTGATAGTGAAAGGGAGAGCAATGATGCACCAGGATCTCGAAAACCTGTAAAACGAAAGCGTGAAAAAGTTCAGCTTAGTATCTCTAAAGATCAGTCTCATTCAATTGCTTCTAGTGATGATTGCCTCTCTATATTGAAGAAGAGACGCTTTGATG GTATCCAGCTCAAGCCTCATGCGGTTGGTAAAAGGACTCCTCGCGTCCCGGTTTATAAGAAAGATGATACAGAAAATTATGTTTCACCTTATAGAAGAAGCCTGAAGTCGACTATTGATGCTAATGATGATGAAGTTGCACATGTTGTAGCTTTGGCATTAACTGAGGCTGCACAAAGGGGAGGCTCTCCCCAAGTTTCTCAAACACCATCTAGAAGAGTAGAGCAAAAATCCTCTCCCATTCAGAGCTGGGAAAGAAAG CACCAAATGTCAAAGACAGCTCGTGCAAAGTTTCCTGATGTTTCTGTGGATAAAGAGGTTTTAGAAGGTAGTATAGAAAGCAGGGGAGCTGAAAATGAAGAATATGCAAAAGATAATAGTTCATTGATGGATACAGAAGGAATAGACACTGCTGAAGTTTTTCAGAAAGAGGGACAATTttatagaaagagagagagagtgaaaaATGTGGGAAATCATCAACTTGATGATGGTGGGGAAGCATGTAGCGGCACTGAAGAAGGACTTAGTTTTAATTCACTAAAGGAAAAGGTTGATATTGAGGTTACTaatgaaaaacttgaaaaattctCTCCAAAAAGTCACaggaaaagaaacaagaaactcTTCTTTGGAG ATGAAACCCCTGCCTTGAATGCGTTGCAAACTTTGGCTGATCTGTCTCTAATGATGCCAATATCTACTATGGAATCTG AATCATCTATCCAGTTGAAGGGCGAAAGAATGGTTGCTGATAAGAATAATAGGTCTGCTTTACCCGAAGCAACATCAACAAGCCATAAGAGACATAAACTTAAATACAGTGTGGTACCTAAAATTGAGGTTTCGACCTCCAAAGAGTCTAAGATTGGAAAGGAACCGACAAAGGATACTAATGCTCTCTCTGAATCGAAAGAAAAACTTCCATTTGCTGATACAGCATGGAAAAGAAAGCGGAAGTCTATGGGTTCAAAG GTTGCAAGTGCAAAGCTTGATTCATATCCAAGTGGTCCCTTGAAAGATGAG GCCTTAGATGATGGTAACAAACCGGTGGTTAAAGGAAAACACACGGATCAGGCTTTTACCCTACCAAAGCAATTGAAGACAGTTAAGTCGTCAGAGAGTTCCTTGTGTAGTGATCAGAAAGATTTAACAGTATCAACGGCAGAAATTCCACTTTTGAATGAAGTTAGTTTACCAACTAAACAAAGAAAACGAAAGATGATTTTACAGAGAACTTCCTTGCCTAAGGAAAAGTCTTCTGATTACATATTGAAAAGTCAATCTAACAAGTACTCCACCCTAAAG GAAAAGCTTTCTAGTTGCTTGTCATCTAATATGGTTCGCAGATGGTTTGTTTTTGAATGGTTTTATAGTGCAATTGATTATCCATGGTTTGCCAAAAGGGAATTCATGGAGTACTTAAATCATGTTGGACTAGGGAATATCCCAAGGTTAACTCGTGTCGAGTGGAGTGTCATAAAAAG TTCCCTTGGCAAACCCCGCAGGTTTTCTGAACACTTTCTATGTGAAGAAAGGCAAAAACTTGAACAGTATCGGGAATCAGTGAGGAAACATTACACTGAACTGCGGACTGGTATTAGGGATGGACTTCCAACAGATTTAGCCAAACCATTATATGTTGGACAACATGTAATTGCTCTTCATCCAAAAACAAGAGAGATTCATGATGGTAGTGTGCTTACCGTTGACTATGACAAGTGCAGGATTCAGTTTGACCGTCCTGAATTAGGTGTTGAATTTGTAATG GACATTGATTGCATGCCTTTGAATTCATCAGATAATATGCCAGAAGCTCTGAGGAGGCATATTGGTTCCCCAATATCCTCTTTCATGAATAAAGAGCCACAAATTagtggaaattcaaattttggggGGTGCGAAATGAATCATTCCTCACCCGTGAAG GCAAAGGTTGCTACCGTTGATAATCTCTGTGCACAAGCAGGTTGTGCTCAACCATGTAAAGTAACACACCATCAAGCTAAGGAAGCTGACATACAGGCAGTTTCTGAACTAAAGCATGCTCTAGATAAAAAG GAGACATTGTTGATGGAGCTTCGAAGTGCAAATAGCGACATAttggaaaacaaaaatggcatagaCTGCTTAAAAGATTCTGAGGTTTTCAAGAAGCATTATGCGACGGTACTGTTACAGCTAAAGGAAGCCAGTGGACAG GTTTCTGATGCTATGCTACAACTGAGGCAACGCAATACTTACAGAGGAAACTCTCTGCCATCCTGGATGAAGCCACAAGCAAGTTTCAATGTTCATGATGATCTTCCCAGTATGTTGGATAGTTCTCTGACACAAGAGTTAGGGTCAACTGTTGTTCAAGTTATTAAAGGATCCAGGCTAAGGGCACATGCAATGGTAGATGCTGCATTTCAG GCATTGTCTTTGGCAAAGGAAGGTGAAGATGCTTTCATAAAGATTGGGCAAGCATTGGATTCTATAAATCATCAGCAGTTAGCCTCCCAGTCTAGGTTACCCGTGATCAGGTCTCAAGAGCAAGTGAACGCGAATGGCAGTTTTTATCATCTTAATCATTCAACTAGCGGTGTATCAGAACCTATACTTAATGATCCATCGCTTCCAAAACCACATAATTGTTCTGACAAATTTGATACTGAACTTCCATCAGATCTTATCACATCGTGTGTTGCTACATTAATCATGATTCAG ACTTGTACTGAACGGCAATACCCTCCAGCTGATGTGGCTCAGATATTAGATTCTGCCGTTACCAGTCTGCATCCATGCTGTTCTCAAAACCttcctatttatagagaaattcaaatgtgcatgggaagaatcaaaacgCAGATGTTAGCTCTCATCCCTACTTGA